From Microlunatus capsulatus, a single genomic window includes:
- a CDS encoding FKBP-type peptidyl-prolyl cis-trans isomerase, with protein sequence MTAEKPEIDFPDGPVPEDLVVTDITVGSGAEAGAGDQVLVHYVGVAHSTGEEFDASYNRGAPLDFPLGAGRVIAGWDQGVQGMRVGGRRQLVIPPHLGYGDRGAGGVIKPGETLIFVVDLVDVR encoded by the coding sequence ATGACTGCTGAGAAGCCTGAGATCGACTTCCCCGACGGCCCCGTCCCCGAGGACCTGGTCGTCACCGACATCACCGTGGGCAGCGGCGCCGAGGCCGGGGCCGGCGACCAGGTGCTCGTGCACTACGTCGGCGTCGCCCACAGCACCGGGGAGGAGTTCGACGCCTCCTACAACCGCGGCGCCCCGCTCGACTTCCCGCTGGGGGCCGGCCGCGTCATCGCCGGCTGGGACCAGGGTGTCCAGGGCATGAGAGTCGGCGGCCGCCGCCAGCTCGTGATCCCGCCGCACCTGGGGTACGGCGACCGCGGCGCCGGCGGCGTCATCAAGCCCGGCGAGACGCTGATCTTCGTCGTCGACCTGGTCGACGTCCGCTAG